DNA from Exiguobacterium sibiricum 7-3:
ACCCGGGCAGCAAGTTGCGTTAATTCGTTATCCCGTCCCGTTTTTTCAGATAAGACTTGTCCGATCAACAAACGATCTGCCGGACGAAAACTTAGTAATTGTCCCCGCGAACGAATCGTCGGCAACAATAACTGTGGCTGATTCGTAATTAAAATTGCTACTTTTCCTGCACCTGGTTCTTCAAAGAACTTCAACAGACTGTTTGCTGCCTGGGGTGTCATTTTATGTGACTGTGTCACGACATAGATTTGACGGTCGCCTTCAAGACCCCGTAACGATAAATCATGCATCAACTGCTGAATCTGTTCTTTTTTAATGGTAGCCCCATCTGGTTCGATTTGGTAGTAGTCGACCAAGTTTCCGCTGTCCATGCGACGGCAACTCCGGCATATTTGACATGGTTCGATTTGATCTCGTCGTTCACAAAACAGACTTTTGGCGAACAACTGAGCCGCCTCTAAAAGAAGCGGCTCATAGTCCCCCGTAAAGATATAAGCATGGTTAATGCGATTCGTCTGTAACGAGTTACGCAAAATCGTCGCGATGACCGATTGGGTTTGTTCTAGTTCATGAAATGTCTGCATTAGAATTGATGAAACCCTTCGATTGGTAAGACGAACACTGTCGCTCCCCCAACCTGTACTTCGACTGGGTAAGGGATGTATGAATCGGCATGACCGCCCATCGGCGAGATCGGTGAGACCATTTGTTCCCGGCTCGAACAGTTCTTTTTAATCAAACGCATTAAATCATCCAATCGTTCGCTTTGGACACCAATCATGAACGTCGTATTTCCTTCTTTGAGAAAACCGCCTGTCGTCGCAAGCTTTGTTGCCCGAAAATCGTTTTCGACCAATGCTTCTGCTAAACGTAGGCTATCTTTATCTTGAACAATCGTAATGACCATTTTCATGATAATCTCTCCCTTTTTTTTAAATACGTCAGAACATCCTGACATAATGTCGTTTGTAATGCTTCAATCGATTGATTTGCATCGACCAGCTGAATTCGTTCCGATTCCTGTTCTGCTAACTTCAGGAACCCTTCATACACCCGTTGACGGAATACGTCATCGCGTTGCTCGATTCGATCCAGTGCCCCTCGGTCCATCATTCGTTGCTTCGAATCCGAGACTGACAGGTTAAACAGATACGTTCGATCCGGTGTTAAATGGTTGGTGGCCTGCTGATTGATGGAACGGACCTGTTCAATTGAATATCCAAGTCCATATCCTTGATAAGCAATCGATGCATCGATGAATCGATCGCATAAAACAACTTTTCCGGCAGCAAGGGCCGGACGAATCAATTCATTGACATGTTGTGCCCGAGACGCCGCATACAGAAGAATTTCCGTCATCTCATCCATCTCTTGAAAGTCGGGATTTAAGATCAGTGATCGAATCTTATTTCCGATTCGTGTGCCACCGGGCTCACGTGTCATCACGATATCATATCCTTCAGCCGTTAAACGATCTGCAAGCAATTGCAACTGGGTCGTTTTCCCAGCACCATCTGGTCCTTCGACCGTAATAAATGTTCCTGTCATTCTATAATTCCTTCCTGTATCACACGCAATTTCCCCTGATGGAGAAACTCACCGCCTTGCAGATGAATAGAGGTGTTTGTATAATGTTCAATCCTTGTAATATGTTCTGCCGTAATCCGTTCTCCCCGTAACAGTAGTGGTAT
Protein-coding regions in this window:
- a CDS encoding DNA polymerase, which encodes MQTFHELEQTQSVIATILRNSLQTNRINHAYIFTGDYEPLLLEAAQLFAKSLFCERRDQIEPCQICRSCRRMDSGNLVDYYQIEPDGATIKKEQIQQLMHDLSLRGLEGDRQIYVVTQSHKMTPQAANSLLKFFEEPGAGKVAILITNQPQLLLPTIRSRGQLLSFRPADRLLIGQVLSEKTGRDNELTQLAARVYPKIEDAEQALVEDWFVNARVSVVQLMEELANRPADLPLFVQEKWMSQFKNRQDARIGLELVTCFFEDVLHLKLNPSWETITYANSRPLLEQMGGKSQTTITRWLQAVLAAVKRIEANVNPQLTVERLMFDLQKG
- a CDS encoding cyclic-di-AMP receptor, with the translated sequence MKMVITIVQDKDSLRLAEALVENDFRATKLATTGGFLKEGNTTFMIGVQSERLDDLMRLIKKNCSSREQMVSPISPMGGHADSYIPYPVEVQVGGATVFVLPIEGFHQF
- the tmk gene encoding dTMP kinase, which produces MTGTFITVEGPDGAGKTTQLQLLADRLTAEGYDIVMTREPGGTRIGNKIRSLILNPDFQEMDEMTEILLYAASRAQHVNELIRPALAAGKVVLCDRFIDASIAYQGYGLGYSIEQVRSINQQATNHLTPDRTYLFNLSVSDSKQRMMDRGALDRIEQRDDVFRQRVYEGFLKLAEQESERIQLVDANQSIEALQTTLCQDVLTYLKKRERLS